The following coding sequences lie in one Silene latifolia isolate original U9 population chromosome 5, ASM4854445v1, whole genome shotgun sequence genomic window:
- the LOC141655530 gene encoding uncharacterized protein LOC141655530 — protein MKINTDAGVKEGEGFSVGVLCRDEAGSCLWGVSVVQEQRWEPQMANVAAVLEGVAEAARRGHTRIVVESDCMPVIEALRRKDSGRSILSLIYDDIHSFCSAFISVSWSFTNRMNNSVAHCLAHLLPRIVGRSVWSDALPPTANSAVIYDSVLMK, from the coding sequence ATGAAAATTAACACAGATGCCGGTGTTAAGGAGGGAGAAGGCTTTAGTGTTGGAGTGTTATGCCGTGATGAAGCTGGGTCATGCCTATGGGGAGTGTCGGTGGTGCAGGAACAGCGGTGGGAACCCCAGATGGCTAACGTAGCTGCTGTGTTGGAAGGCGTGGCTGAGGCGGCGAGACGAGGGCATACCAGGATCGTTGTGGAAAGTGATTGTATGCCGGTGATTGAAGCCTTAAGGAGGAAGGATTCGGGACGCAGCATTCTCTCGCTTATTTATGACGATATTCATTCTTTCTGTTCTGCTTTTATTTCTGTTTCTTGGTCGTTTACTAATCGCATGAACAATAGCGTGGCACATTGTTTAGCTCATTTACTTCCTAGAATAGTTGGTAGATCAGTGTGGTCGGATGCCTTACCTCCGACTGCGAACAGTGCTGTTATTTATGATTCGGTATTAATGAAGTAA